One Agrobacterium vaccinii DNA window includes the following coding sequences:
- a CDS encoding YcgN family cysteine cluster protein, giving the protein MSDAPFWKTKSLAQMSNSEWESLCDGCGLCCLNKLEDWDTGDVVFTSVACQLLDGDSCQCSDYPNRFATVPDCIQLNLKLVNEIGWLPPTCAYALVRDGEDLYWWHHLVSGDPETVHVAGISARGRTVNELKVEVDDFENYVVDWPLTVGEQPEAQQR; this is encoded by the coding sequence ATGAGTGACGCGCCATTCTGGAAAACCAAATCGCTGGCGCAAATGAGTAACAGCGAGTGGGAAAGCCTGTGTGATGGCTGCGGCCTGTGCTGTCTCAACAAGCTTGAGGATTGGGACACAGGCGACGTGGTGTTCACCTCCGTTGCCTGCCAGTTGCTGGATGGGGATAGCTGTCAGTGCTCGGATTACCCCAACCGGTTCGCTACGGTGCCGGATTGCATTCAGCTGAACCTCAAGCTGGTCAACGAAATCGGATGGCTGCCACCCACCTGCGCCTATGCGCTGGTGCGCGATGGCGAGGACCTCTACTGGTGGCATCATCTGGTTTCGGGCGACCCTGAGACGGTGCATGTGGCCGGCATTTCCGCCCGTGGTCGTACAGTAAACGAGCTGAAGGTGGAGGTGGATGATTTCGAGAACTATGTGGTGGACTGGCCGTTGACGGTGGGAGAGCAGCCGGAGGCGCAGCAGCGGTGA
- a CDS encoding penicillin-binding transpeptidase domain-containing protein, which produces MLPRCAVLKALCLTAFGLSPVWAYAATQPYECTFVTSVETGAVITQQGTCDKRVSPGATFKVPLALIGYDSGILLDEFNPVWDWQKGMEAAPQERKKVDPSTWQKESIRWYSREITSRLGPEKFASYVKRLGFGNADVAGEAGKDNGLTDAWVGTSLAISPVEQIGFMRRLLANNLPFSRDAQNKTKAIIPVFDGAEAWSAHGTTGTGNLKGDDGQPDPNRPFGWFVGWAEREGQHIVFVRFRVADKPSDKPMGEVVREEFLRDIPRFSVHR; this is translated from the coding sequence ATGCTGCCCCGCTGCGCCGTTCTTAAAGCTCTGTGCCTGACCGCTTTCGGTTTGTCACCCGTTTGGGCCTATGCCGCCACCCAGCCTTATGAATGCACCTTCGTAACATCGGTGGAAACCGGCGCGGTCATTACCCAGCAGGGCACCTGCGACAAGCGTGTTTCCCCCGGTGCCACGTTCAAGGTCCCGCTGGCGCTGATCGGCTATGATTCCGGCATTCTGCTGGATGAATTCAATCCCGTCTGGGACTGGCAGAAGGGCATGGAGGCAGCGCCGCAGGAGCGCAAGAAGGTCGATCCGTCCACCTGGCAGAAAGAGTCGATCCGCTGGTACTCCCGCGAAATCACGAGCCGCCTTGGGCCGGAGAAATTCGCCAGTTACGTCAAACGTCTGGGCTTCGGCAATGCCGATGTGGCGGGAGAGGCAGGCAAGGATAACGGCCTGACGGACGCCTGGGTCGGCACGTCTCTTGCCATTTCCCCAGTCGAACAGATCGGCTTCATGCGCCGCCTGCTGGCCAACAATCTGCCATTTTCCCGCGATGCCCAGAACAAGACCAAGGCCATCATCCCAGTATTCGATGGCGCCGAAGCCTGGAGCGCCCACGGCACGACCGGCACCGGCAACCTCAAGGGCGACGACGGCCAACCAGACCCCAACCGCCCCTTCGGCTGGTTCGTCGGCTGGGCCGAACGCGAAGGCCAGCACATCGTTTTCGTCCGCTTCCGTGTGGCCGATAAGCCATCGGACAAGCCGATGGGAGAGGTAGTGCGTGAGGAGTTCTTGCGGGATATTCCTCGGTTTTCGGTGCACCGGTGA
- a CDS encoding heavy metal translocating P-type ATPase, with protein sequence MNETIKTLTAPEPISVSVEGMTCASCVRRVEVAAGKVPGVAASSVNFATKKLTVEPGAGFSAKTLAAAVKKIGYEVAPQTMTLSAHGLKGADDAARLKTVLEAAPTTINVEVDAQSGTVTIESLGGARQRDVLVETARLAGFALNVPGAAGRDHAGHEHSHHASDEATLKRDVILAAILTAPLFVLEMGGHLYEPMHHWLMGVIETQTLYYIYFALATVVIFGPGWRFLKSGFPALVHGAPEMNSLVALGVSAAYLYSLVTTFAPGLLPENARHVYYEAATVIVTLILIGRLLEARASGNTGDAIRKLANLQAKTARVERGGQTLDIAPEEVVVGDIIIIRPGERLAVDGDVVEGASYIDESMISGEPVPVEKTVGAHVTGGTINRNGTLKFRVTKVGADTMLAQIIRLVEHAQGAKLPIQLLVDKVTALFVPVVIAISVLTFIVWALFGPQPAYTYAMINAVAVLIIACPCAMGLATPTSIMVGTGRAVELGVLFRKGAALQALSSAGIVVVDKTGTVTKGQPELTDLVLAEGFERREVLRLVAAVESRSEHPIAEAIVRAARGQEPLPNPSPQGGGTNPAAPLGNRMVGLPHGLSPLVGAEERSAQQSNRSSESIAATKPGRAEGVFTPTITDFQNIPGYGISATVDGRKVDVGADRFMSKLGLSIAPFADTAQKLGDEGKTPLYTAIDGQLAAIIAVADPLKPSSVHAIKALKYMGIELAMVTGDNARTAKAIARQVGIEKVVAEVLPEGKVQAIHDLRRGGTTLVFVGDGINDAPALAEADIGIAIGTGTDVAIESADVVLVGGDLMGVVHAIEMSCATMRNIRQNLFWAFGYNVALIPVAAGALYPGFGIMLSPMIGAGAMALSSVFVLGNALRLKTAGVSP encoded by the coding sequence ATGAACGAGACCATCAAGACTTTAACCGCGCCAGAGCCGATTTCCGTGTCCGTGGAAGGCATGACCTGTGCGTCCTGCGTGCGGCGTGTGGAGGTGGCGGCGGGGAAGGTGCCGGGGGTGGCGGCGAGTTCGGTGAATTTTGCGACGAAGAAGCTAACGGTGGAACCGGGGGCGGGGTTTTCTGCAAAGACACTGGCTGCGGCGGTGAAGAAAATTGGTTACGAGGTTGCGCCTCAAACGATGACGCTTTCGGCGCATGGCTTGAAGGGTGCGGATGATGCGGCGCGGTTGAAGACTGTGCTGGAAGCTGCGCCGACCACTATAAATGTGGAGGTGGATGCGCAGAGCGGGACTGTGACCATCGAGAGCTTGGGCGGTGCGCGTCAGCGCGATGTGTTGGTGGAAACGGCTCGGCTGGCCGGGTTTGCGTTGAACGTTCCGGGTGCCGCTGGCCGCGATCATGCAGGGCATGAGCACAGCCACCATGCCAGCGACGAGGCGACGCTGAAGCGGGATGTCATTCTGGCGGCCATCCTCACCGCGCCGCTCTTCGTGCTGGAAATGGGTGGGCATCTTTATGAGCCGATGCACCATTGGTTGATGGGCGTCATCGAGACGCAGACGCTGTATTACATCTATTTCGCACTGGCGACGGTGGTGATTTTCGGGCCGGGATGGCGCTTTCTAAAGTCCGGTTTTCCAGCGCTTGTGCATGGTGCGCCGGAGATGAATTCGCTGGTGGCGCTGGGGGTGAGCGCGGCCTATCTCTATTCGCTTGTGACGACCTTTGCCCCAGGCCTGCTGCCGGAGAACGCCCGGCACGTTTATTATGAGGCCGCGACCGTCATCGTCACGCTGATCCTGATCGGACGGTTGCTGGAGGCCCGCGCCAGCGGCAACACTGGCGATGCTATTCGTAAACTAGCGAACCTTCAGGCCAAGACGGCACGGGTGGAGCGGGGCGGGCAAACGCTCGATATCGCGCCGGAAGAGGTGGTGGTGGGTGACATCATCATCATTCGCCCCGGCGAGCGCCTGGCCGTGGATGGAGACGTGGTCGAGGGCGCGTCCTATATCGATGAATCGATGATTTCGGGCGAGCCGGTGCCGGTGGAAAAGACGGTGGGCGCGCATGTCACTGGCGGCACCATCAACAGGAATGGCACGCTGAAATTTCGCGTCACCAAGGTCGGGGCGGATACGATGCTGGCGCAGATCATCCGGTTGGTCGAGCATGCGCAAGGCGCGAAATTGCCGATCCAGCTTCTGGTCGACAAGGTCACTGCGCTGTTCGTGCCTGTCGTCATCGCCATCTCGGTATTGACTTTCATCGTCTGGGCGCTGTTCGGGCCACAGCCTGCCTATACCTACGCAATGATCAATGCCGTGGCCGTTCTCATCATCGCCTGCCCCTGTGCCATGGGGCTCGCCACACCGACATCCATCATGGTCGGCACGGGAAGGGCCGTGGAACTGGGCGTGCTGTTTCGCAAGGGCGCCGCCTTGCAGGCACTGAGTTCCGCCGGGATTGTTGTGGTGGACAAGACGGGGACGGTGACGAAGGGTCAACCGGAGTTGACTGATCTGGTGTTGGCAGAAGGGTTTGAGCGCCGTGAGGTATTGAGGCTGGTGGCGGCAGTGGAAAGCCGGTCGGAGCATCCGATTGCCGAGGCGATTGTGCGGGCGGCGCGTGGGCAAGAACCCCTCCCCAACCCCTCCCCACAAGGGGGAGGGACTAACCCAGCCGCACCGTTAGGAAATAGAATGGTGGGTCTGCCGCACGGTCTCTCCCCCCTTGTGGGGGCAGAGGAGCGGTCTGCGCAGCAGAGTAATCGATCCAGTGAATCGATTGCAGCGACGAAGCCCGGCAGGGCAGAGGGGGTCTTCACTCCTACAATAACCGACTTCCAGAACATTCCCGGTTACGGCATCTCCGCCACCGTTGATGGCCGCAAAGTCGACGTCGGCGCAGACCGCTTCATGTCCAAACTCGGCCTTTCCATCGCGCCTTTCGCTGACACCGCACAAAAGCTGGGCGATGAAGGCAAGACGCCACTTTACACAGCCATTGATGGTCAACTGGCAGCGATCATCGCGGTGGCGGACCCGCTGAAACCATCTAGCGTCCATGCCATAAAAGCCTTGAAATACATGGGCATAGAGCTGGCGATGGTGACGGGGGATAATGCCCGCACGGCAAAGGCCATCGCCCGTCAGGTGGGCATCGAGAAGGTGGTGGCCGAGGTGCTGCCGGAGGGCAAGGTGCAGGCGATCCATGATCTGCGGCGGGGCGGCACGACGCTGGTCTTCGTGGGCGATGGTATCAATGACGCACCAGCGCTGGCTGAAGCCGATATCGGTATCGCCATCGGTACCGGCACGGATGTCGCCATTGAAAGTGCCGATGTGGTGCTGGTGGGTGGTGATCTGATGGGTGTGGTCCATGCCATCGAGATGAGCTGCGCCACCATGCGCAACATCCGCCAGAACCTGTTCTGGGCGTTCGGCTACAACGTCGCGCTCATTCCCGTGGCGGCAGGCGCGCTTTATCCCGGCTTCGGCATCATGCTGTCGCCGATGATCGGCGCGGGTGCCATGGCGTTGTCCTCGGTCTTCGTGCTGGGCAACGCCTTGAGATTGAAAACAGCGGGGGTATCGCCATGA
- the cueR gene encoding Cu(I)-responsive transcriptional regulator — MNIGQASQVSGVSAKMIRYYEQIGLITPAARTGNNYRTYGEQDVHNLRFIKRSRTLGFSLEETETLLKLWQDKTRESSAVKDIALAHINDLERKIAEMKAMVKTLSHLAHCCGGDHRPDCPILDDLAGIDAAASQT; from the coding sequence ATGAACATCGGTCAGGCATCGCAGGTCTCAGGCGTTTCAGCCAAAATGATCCGCTATTACGAGCAAATCGGCCTAATCACGCCCGCCGCCCGTACCGGCAACAATTACCGAACCTATGGCGAGCAGGACGTGCACAATCTGCGCTTCATCAAGCGCTCCCGCACGCTGGGCTTTTCGCTTGAAGAAACGGAAACGCTGCTGAAACTCTGGCAGGACAAGACCCGCGAAAGCTCAGCCGTGAAGGACATAGCGCTCGCCCACATCAATGATCTCGAGCGCAAGATTGCCGAGATGAAAGCCATGGTCAAAACGCTCTCCCATCTCGCCCACTGCTGCGGCGGCGACCACCGGCCCGATTGCCCCATTCTGGACGATCTGGCAGGCATCGACGCTGCCGCTTCGCAGACATAA
- a CDS encoding heavy-metal-associated domain-containing protein: METNTFTVPDMTCGHCEKTIRGALAEALPGANIGIDLPTHRVTVTGDAAMAEEAIREVGYSPERVG, from the coding sequence ATGGAAACCAATACCTTCACCGTTCCCGACATGACCTGCGGCCACTGCGAGAAGACCATCCGCGGCGCGCTGGCAGAGGCGCTTCCCGGCGCGAATATCGGCATCGATCTGCCCACACATCGTGTGACGGTGACTGGTGATGCTGCGATGGCTGAGGAGGCGATACGAGAGGTGGGGTATAGCCCGGAACGGGTGGGATGA
- a CDS encoding AbrB/MazE/SpoVT family DNA-binding domain-containing protein, with protein MTVTTKIRRQGGAAVMTIPPALLKLMGTEIGSEMTLEIDNGNLVASPVTTQKKRYSLAELLEGADEMAELNVEASAWDAAPRVGKEAL; from the coding sequence ATGACGGTAACGACAAAAATCAGACGGCAGGGCGGTGCTGCGGTCATGACCATACCGCCCGCTTTGCTGAAGCTCATGGGAACCGAAATCGGTTCGGAAATGACACTCGAAATCGACAACGGAAATCTTGTCGCGAGCCCGGTGACAACGCAAAAAAAGCGCTACTCGCTTGCAGAATTGCTGGAGGGCGCTGATGAAATGGCTGAGCTGAACGTGGAAGCTTCGGCCTGGGACGCAGCGCCGCGTGTGGGCAAAGAAGCGCTGTAA
- a CDS encoding type II toxin-antitoxin system PemK/MazF family toxin — protein MVRSNVPKRGDVFLIDLNPVVGNEMKDEHRCVVITPKEINAVGLCLVVPITTGGMFTRKAGLAVNISGQRTTGVALCNQVRSLDIAGRIALKKAKFLETLDDATMQEIVARVVSVIDPA, from the coding sequence ATGGTGCGCAGCAATGTTCCAAAGCGCGGCGACGTGTTTCTCATCGATCTCAACCCGGTGGTCGGCAATGAGATGAAGGACGAACATCGCTGTGTCGTCATTACGCCAAAAGAGATAAATGCCGTTGGGCTGTGCTTGGTCGTACCGATAACGACTGGAGGTATGTTTACCCGTAAAGCGGGCTTGGCGGTCAATATTTCCGGGCAGAGAACGACCGGCGTTGCGCTGTGTAATCAAGTACGAAGCCTCGATATTGCTGGGCGTATCGCGCTAAAGAAAGCAAAATTTCTCGAAACGTTGGATGATGCTACGATGCAGGAGATCGTGGCGAGGGTCGTCAGTGTGATCGACCCAGCATAG
- a CDS encoding MFS transporter: protein MSMETAVVDVMEESSWAALLRGRNLALLMAISAGIGLHAFNQFAIVAALPVAVADIGGALIYSWAYSIYFVGSVAGGVTAILLRERVGARAALVVSALFFSLGMVICAGAINFPILIVGRGLQGIADGLIVAVCYSLIPAGFRSDLLPKVFAVEAGVWAAASVAGPLLGGLATEHVSWRATYLLPVPLILLLVVYTWVSVSPEKLAVSQRKATWPLLLCLTGALALSAPAAFEGLEMRIASLVLGSALLFTSLKMGVRPDAGLFPKDAFRPGTVVGNGFWMLFLMSYAQALTSVYLALIAIGRWGYEPTFAGFIVVAMPLAWSTVAVIVGSLRSQRLRDACVHYGPWQMAPGCALLGYGLLTGSWLEMLAGQALIGSTFGMCWAGINQNAMEAAPEHERKMTGALLPTVATLGAAAGAGASGTIAAATALVPALERGDLSPSLSSIYGVAAAVSVAAIWIGRRVTKGAAPSPS, encoded by the coding sequence ATGAGCATGGAGACGGCAGTGGTGGATGTGATGGAAGAGAGCAGTTGGGCAGCATTGTTGCGGGGTCGCAATCTGGCGCTGCTGATGGCGATTTCGGCGGGCATCGGGCTTCATGCCTTCAACCAGTTCGCCATTGTCGCGGCTTTGCCGGTGGCGGTGGCGGATATTGGTGGGGCGCTGATCTATAGCTGGGCCTACAGCATCTACTTCGTCGGGTCTGTCGCAGGTGGTGTGACGGCCATTCTTCTGCGCGAACGGGTTGGCGCACGGGCGGCGCTGGTGGTGTCGGCGCTGTTCTTTTCTTTGGGTATGGTGATCTGCGCGGGTGCCATCAACTTTCCCATTCTGATCGTGGGGCGCGGTTTGCAGGGCATTGCCGATGGTTTGATCGTGGCCGTGTGTTACAGTCTGATCCCCGCAGGCTTCAGGTCCGATCTGCTGCCGAAGGTCTTTGCGGTTGAGGCTGGCGTGTGGGCGGCTGCATCCGTCGCGGGGCCGCTTCTGGGCGGGCTTGCCACCGAACATGTGTCGTGGCGGGCGACGTATCTGTTGCCGGTGCCGCTCATTCTGTTGCTGGTCGTCTATACGTGGGTGTCGGTTTCGCCGGAAAAGCTCGCCGTGTCGCAGCGCAAGGCGACATGGCCGCTGCTGCTGTGCCTGACGGGTGCGCTGGCCCTGTCGGCCCCCGCCGCCTTCGAAGGTCTGGAGATGCGCATTGCCAGCCTGGTGCTGGGCTCGGCATTGCTGTTCACGTCACTGAAAATGGGGGTGCGGCCCGACGCCGGACTGTTTCCCAAGGATGCGTTTCGGCCCGGCACGGTGGTGGGAAATGGTTTCTGGATGCTGTTTCTGATGTCCTATGCGCAGGCGCTGACCAGCGTCTATCTGGCGCTGATCGCCATCGGGCGGTGGGGCTACGAGCCGACATTTGCGGGGTTCATCGTGGTGGCCATGCCATTGGCTTGGAGCACGGTGGCGGTGATTGTCGGCAGCTTGCGGTCGCAGCGGCTGCGCGATGCGTGTGTGCATTACGGCCCGTGGCAGATGGCGCCGGGTTGCGCGCTGTTGGGGTATGGTCTGTTGACGGGAAGCTGGCTTGAAATGCTGGCGGGACAGGCCCTGATCGGCTCGACATTCGGCATGTGCTGGGCTGGCATCAACCAGAACGCGATGGAAGCCGCGCCGGAGCACGAGCGCAAGATGACCGGAGCGCTACTGCCGACCGTCGCCACCTTGGGCGCGGCTGCCGGGGCAGGGGCGAGCGGGACGATTGCTGCCGCCACAGCTCTCGTTCCCGCTCTTGAGCGCGGCGATTTATCGCCATCGCTATCTTCGATTTATGGAGTGGCAGCTGCGGTTTCGGTTGCCGCTATCTGGATCGGCCGGCGCGTCACGAAGGGTGCCGCGCCGTCGCCCTCATGA